Within the Corallococcus exiguus genome, the region CACCCACGTGGGGTTCGGGTTGTCGTTGTACTTGATGTTGACCGGGTCGAAGGTGCGGCAGTCCACCGCGATGGAATAGGTGATGGTGGGCAGGATGCCGGTCGACGTGCAGGCATTCTTGGCCTCCTCGGTCCAGCAGGGCGCCGAGGTGCAGCCCTTGCGGATATCCGTGGGGGGCGGGCCGGGCTTCGCGTAGGGCGCCACGTCGTCCTGACGGCGGAAGCGCACCTTGGTGATGGTGAAGTTCTGGCCGGGCGTATCGCCCTCCGGGCTCAGCACCTTGGAGGTGATGGTGGTGGACTTGGCGCCACCGCCATTCTCCTTGTTGATGAGGAACACGATGTCGTTGAAGTCACGGTCACCACCGCCGTTGAGGTCCTCGAAGCCGAGGATCCACCGGAAGGGGTCGGTGGTGGGTGCGCCCACGATGACGTGGGGCATGTAGTTCATCCGGTCGATTTCCTTCTTCAGGTTCCCCGGCTCCGTGCCAGGGCGCATCACCGTCACACCCTCCTTGGGCATGAGCAGGTTGTTGTAGGTGTTCGTGTTCAGGCGCTGGAGGGTGGCCTCGTCCAGCCAGCCGCAGGCCTTATTGTTCGTGTTGACGATGGTGCAGGCGTCCTTGTAGCCGGGCGGGTTGCACTGGTCGGAGTATTCACAACCGATGTTGCGCTCGGCCACCTTGTTGTCCGCGGGGGCCAGGAAGTTCTGGTCCATGTTCCAGGTGGCCTTGGAGAAGAACACGGAGATGGACGTGCGCAGGTGCAGCAGGCACTTGCCGTCCTCGGCGGCGTTGTCCGAGTAATTCTTGCGCTTGAGGCAGGGCGCGACCGTGTCGTTGTCCAGGTTGTGGCGGGCGTCGTAGTAGACGATGGCGAAGAAGACGATCTCCTTGCCGCCCTCGATGAGGCCCAGGTCCACCGTGCGGTCACGGGCGGTGATGCCGGGGTCGGGGTTCACCGACTGCTCGAGGCCGCGGTAGTCGTACTTGGAGACGTCGTAGTCCGGGATGCCGTCGTTGTCGGTGGTGGCATCCTGCACGGGGCCCAGCTTGCGGAAGACGGTCTTGTCGCTGTCGTCATCCGCGAGCAGGAAGACCATGCGCCCCAGGCCCAGATAGCCGTTGGCTGCGGCGCTCGGCTCCAGCAGGTTGGGGATGTGGGGGAACAACCCCTTGTCGGACGCGTCGTTGTCCGAGAGGTCCTTGGGGCTGTCGAAGTTGTTGTTGTTCAGGGGCATCTGCAGCCCCACCCAGTCCGCCTTGATGTTGTAGGCGCCCGACGTGCGTCCTGGCCGCGCGTCCGTGGTGTCGAGCTGGGACTCGAACTTCTCCTTGCAGTCCTTGTCCATCGCCAGTTCGGGATGGTTGTACTTGATGCCACCGGACGTGAAGGTCTTGTCACAGCGGCGCGGCAGCACGCCGATGTACTTGTGGGTCAGCTTGGTGTCGTCCGCCGGCGTGAGGTTGTAGAGGGCCTCGTGCAGGTCGAGGATGCCGTTGTTGTTGAGGTCGACGAGGTTGCCGTTGTCGTCCGCGTAGCCGCGGTCCTTCACGTCCTGCAGGTACATGTAGCCGAGCGCGTGCGACGCACCGGCGGACTCGTACACGTAGCTGATGGTGACGCGCTGGTCGAACGGGAAGGTGATGTTCTCCGAGTCCAGCTTCTTGAGATTGGTGTTGAGCTGGAGGCGGCCGTCATCGCGCAGGATGATGGTGTCGTTCTGGACGGTGAGGCCGTCCGGGCCAATCTTGAAGTCACCCTGGGCGTCGTCGTCCAGGTCGTTCCGGCAGAGCTGGGTGGGCGTGGTGGCCGTCAGGGCCGGCGACGAAATCGTCAGCGTCAGGGCCAAGAGCCCCTTGTAGAAGGTCCGCATCACTTCTTCCCCTGGTTCTTGGGCTGGGACTTCGGCTGCTCTTCGGCTTCGGGCTGTTCACGAACCTTCTGCCTGCCGCCCTGCTCCAGTTGCTGCCGCAGCAGCTCCCGGCGCGAAGGAGGCGTGGCCACCGTCACCGTTGCCAGGAAGCTCACGAGCGCGTCCATGTCGTCAGGGGCCAGCAGCCGCGTGTCGCAGTTGGTCTTCGGGTTGATCCGGTGCGGTGCCACGGTCCACGTGCGGATCTCCTCCAGGTTCTTCTTGCGGAGCACCGTGGCCATGGGGGGACCGGCAGGTGCGCGGTCGCCGAAGGAGCGCTTCTGCACCTCGGCCGGATGGCATTTGGCGCAGGCCTTGTTGAAGGCCAGTTCGCCGCGGTCCTGGGCGCTGGCGAGCGCCGGGAGCAGAAGCAGCAGGGGAGTCAGGCGTTTCATGGAGGGCTCGGGGGGAGGCAGGAGTTCTGGAAAAAGGGACGCGGCGGTGCCACCGGTCGCGGGCACTAGTTGTTGAGGTTGGAGTTCCCGGCGGGGTTGCCGGGGCCGACGATCGACTGGGTGCTCACGTTGGTCACGAGCGCCTGGACGACGGAGCGCGTCGGGCGGCCCCGGGGATTCGCCACCTCGGCGATGGAGACGACCCACACCTGCTGGTTGCCGTCGACCTCCGGGCTGGCCTCACTGTCGTCGTCGTCCCGCACGAAGACGCGGTAGCGCACGTTGCGCTGCTCCGGGTAGTCGACGTTGGCGGGGAGCTCGGTGGTCTCCAGGGTGCTCGTGAGCAGCTCGTAGCGGTTCCACACCTCGCCACCGCCGGGCGGGAGCAGCTCGAAGTAGGGGTGGGCCGGAGAGCCCAGGCCCGGGATGTCGTTGACCGGCGCGCCCAGGGTCGCGCGCAGGTCGATGGTGAGCTGGCCGAGGTTCTTGGCGTTGGCCATGATGAGGCGCACCGTCTCACGGCCTTCCGCGAGGCCCGCCTC harbors:
- a CDS encoding c-type cytochrome, producing MKRLTPLLLLLPALASAQDRGELAFNKACAKCHPAEVQKRSFGDRAPAGPPMATVLRKKNLEEIRTWTVAPHRINPKTNCDTRLLAPDDMDALVSFLATVTVATPPSRRELLRQQLEQGGRQKVREQPEAEEQPKSQPKNQGKK